The genomic window AAATTTTCAGGCGGTGCCCGGCAAGGGGATTGAAGCCGTCGTCGACGGCCGGAGAGTGCTCATCGGAACCCGGAAGTGGTTGGAGGAAAACGGCGTGGACACCGCCGCCGCCGAAACGGCGATGGAAACCCTCGAGGAGCAGGGCAAGACGGTGATGCTGGTCGCCGCGGACGGCAAGCCGGCCGGGTGGATCGCCGTCGCCGACACCGTCAAACCCACTTCGGCGGACGCGATCCGGGAACTGAAACGAATGGGCCTTCAGGTCTGGATGCTGACCGGGGACAACGAACGGACGGCCCGGGCCATCGCCCGCCAAGCGGGCATCGAGCACATCCGGGCGGAGGTGATGCCCGGGGACAAGGCGGAGGAAGTGAAGCGCCTCCAGGCGGAAGGACGGAAGGTGGCCATGGTGGGGGACGGCATCAACGATGCCCCCGCCTTGGCCGTCGCCGACATCGGGATGGCCATCGGCACCGGCACGGACGTGGCCATCGAAACCGCCGATGTCACCCTGATGCGCGGAGACCTGCGGGCCATCCCCGCGGCGATCCGCCTGAGCCGCCTGACGATGCGCAACATCAAGCAAAACCTCTTCTGGGCCTTCTTCTACAACGCCGTCGGCATCCCCGTCGCCGCGGCCGGTTATCTGGCGCCCTGGCTGGCCGCCGCCGCCATGGCCTTCAGCTCCGTGTCGGTGGTCAGCAATTCCCTGCGACTGAAGCGCGTCAAAATCTGAAAGGACAACGGGAGGATGATCGAGATGGCAACGGTAACCCTCAAAGTGGAAGGCATGAGCTGCAACCATTGCAAAGAGGCGGTGGAAGGATCCCTGAAAAAACTGCCCGGCGTGAAAAGCGCCGTGGTGGATCTGGACGCGAAGACGGCCACCGTCACCTATGAGGAAGGCGCCGTAAGCGTGGATCAAATGAAGAAAGCCGTGGAGGACCAGGGATACGACGTGGTTTGAAGGCGGGACGCGGCGCACGGGACCCCGGCTTTCCATCTCCTGAAAACCGAAGTCCGGCCGATCCACCGGATGCTGCAGGCCGTCGGGATGGAGTCGATTCCCTGGCTGACCGGTCCCTTCCGGACCAAGGGGGCCATCCTGTTGATCCAGCTCCGGCTGGGCTTTCCCTTCAATCTCGCCCTGTGCACCGTCCTGCAGACGATTCCCATGGCTCTCCCAACCGCCCGCGGCCGCCAAGGGCCGCAGGAGCTTTCCGCATATCGACGAACGACCAGGGGGAAAGGCTCCCTGGTCATCTTTTTTGCTCAGGCAAATCCTCCGCCGAGATCCGCCGCGGAAGCAGTCCGTCGCCTCCGACACGGGGTTGACCCCGCCCACGCAGGAGGCCGCGCCTTCAACGGGTTCGGCCCTTCCGCCGAATTCCCGAAGCCCGGTTGAAACCCATGGGTTCCGCCGGACGCGCCAAGGTAGCCCGTGCCCTTTGCAACCGGAGGAAATAGAAATCTCACACCACGCCCCATCCACGGGTGCGGCCATCCCCCTTGCACCCTCGGTTGAACAGGATGAACGCGCAGACGGCCTCTTCGCGGCCGCCAAGGGACAAAGTGGAAACCGCGGCAAAGGATTCGGGAAGAACGTGGCGGCGTTCGGCGGGAGCGGACAAAATCCACCCTCCGCCGGCATTCCGCCGCATCCCCCTCCCCTTCCCCAGCCATTCGTACCGCGTCGATTTCCCCCTTTGGCCGCAGCGACCCCTCCAGCACCTTTCCCCTGGCTGCGGAAAACCGCTGCACCGCCATGGCCCCTGTCCCCGCTCATTTCCGCCTCTCCACGTGCAAGCGGGCCTGTCTGTCAATTTCCGGCTCAACTCCTGCCGTCTCTCCACTTTTCCCCCTGCATGCCCGGCCGATCCATCGCCGGTTTGCAAGCAGTCCATCCGCCCCTTCCAAGCCTCGCTTTTTCCCCGCCTGGGAGAGGGCTTTCCGGCCGCGAAACGGCTGAATCTGACGGTGAACGGCAAAGAGGGCCGGCGCGCTTCCCCCGAACCCGGCCTATCGCTGCAGAAAGACGCCTTTCTGTTCGCCGCCGCTTTTCACGTTTGACCCGTTCACCGCCGGATCGATCGCCGA from Planifilum fulgidum includes these protein-coding regions:
- the copZ gene encoding copper chaperone CopZ — protein: MATVTLKVEGMSCNHCKEAVEGSLKKLPGVKSAVVDLDAKTATVTYEEGAVSVDQMKKAVEDQGYDVV